The genomic interval GAGCCCGCTGTGCAGGCGGGCTGTTGGTGGTGGAGTCGAGGGGGATCGAACCCCTGACCTCGTCATTGCGAACGACGCGCTCTCCCAGCTGAGCTACGACCCCATGAGGCGAGAGGGAATGTATCACGCACCTGCCAGGCGTGCAAGGGGCGCGGGGGGTGGCCGGGCGGTCAGGTGGCATGGACACCGTCACCTTATGGGGGTGCGTCAGGCCTTACACTCGCGGGCATGAGTGCGCCCGCCACACCCGCCCCCGCTGAAGCGCAGCAGGACCGTTTTGCCTACAAGTTCGGCCAGGAGGGCATCACCTTCGATGACGTGCTGCTGCAGCCGCGGCACTCCCACGTGCTGCCGCACGAGGTGAACCTGGGAGCGCAGCTGACCCGCCGGGTCCGCCTGAACATTCCGTTCGTGTCCGCCGCGATGGACACCGTCACGGAAACGAACATGGCTGTCGCCATGGCCCGCGAGGGCGGCATTGGCGTGGTGCACAAGAACATGCCCGTGGACGCCCAGGCGGAAATGGTGCGCAAGGTCAAGCGCAGCGAGAGCGGCATGATCGTCGACCCGATCACCCTGCCGCCCCACGCCACCGTGGGCGACGCGGACCGCCTGATGGGCGAGTACCGGATCAGCGGCGTCCCCATCACCGACCCGAACGGGCGGCTGCTGGGCATCATCACGAACCGTGACATGCGGTTCGTGGAGGACCTGAGCACCCCGATCCGTGAGGTGATGACGAGCGAGAACCTCGTGACGGTCCCCGTGGGCACGACGCTGGAAGAGGCCCAGGAAATCTTCAAACGGCACCGCATCGAGAAGCTGCTCGTCGTGGAGAACGAACTGCTGCGCGGCCTGATCACCATCAAGGACCTCACGAAACGCGTCAAGTACCCGCGCGCCGCCAAGGACAGCATGGGGCGGCTGCGCGTCGCCGCTGCCATCGGCGTGGGTGCAGACCTGATGGACCGCGCCGGCGCGCTTGTTCAGGCGGGTGTGGACGTGCTGGTGCTCGACAGCGCACACGGGCACAGCCAGGGCATCCTGAACGCCCTGGCCCGCGTGAAGGAGCACTTTGACGTGGATGTCATCGCCGGAAACGTCGCGACCCGCGCCGGCGCCCGGGATCTGATCCTGGCCGGCGCCGACGCCGTG from Deinococcus taeanensis carries:
- the guaB gene encoding IMP dehydrogenase; this translates as MSAPATPAPAEAQQDRFAYKFGQEGITFDDVLLQPRHSHVLPHEVNLGAQLTRRVRLNIPFVSAAMDTVTETNMAVAMAREGGIGVVHKNMPVDAQAEMVRKVKRSESGMIVDPITLPPHATVGDADRLMGEYRISGVPITDPNGRLLGIITNRDMRFVEDLSTPIREVMTSENLVTVPVGTTLEEAQEIFKRHRIEKLLVVENELLRGLITIKDLTKRVKYPRAAKDSMGRLRVAAAIGVGADLMDRAGALVQAGVDVLVLDSAHGHSQGILNALARVKEHFDVDVIAGNVATRAGARDLILAGADAVKVGIGPGSICTTRVVTGVGVPQITAIFEASDAALEAGIPIIADGGIKQTGDVPKAIAAGANVVMMGSMLAGTDEAPGESILRDGRRYKSYRGMGSLGAMDQGSADRYFQSGSRKFVPEGIEGIVAYKGTAGEVIYQFVGGLRSSMGYCGAPDLQTLRDTAQFVRITGASLVESHPHGVTITKEAPNYGGR